A genomic window from Triticum urartu cultivar G1812 chromosome 7, Tu2.1, whole genome shotgun sequence includes:
- the LOC125519060 gene encoding F-box/FBD/LRR-repeat protein At5g22660-like, translating into MGDGAASHPARRYNGEDRISALPNDLLGDIINRLPFTDAARTAAFASQWRQIWRSTPLVLRDADAHLSEATRVATVARALADHPGPFRTVSLFGCTASSLDLELPEWPRLLATKRIENLSFLNKQTQPQTTLSPLPADILCYGSLQSLSLALWKIPDDLPLAANAFPNLRKLGLVRNDTSDQYIHRLLAACPDLEYLGLVLDGKPERVHVCSQSLRCLLLGLSKVEEFTVVDAPLLERIIFFKPPYGGTDCVRFWIASAPKLRVIGYLEPRIHKLQIGDNIIKRKGAFSLRQR; encoded by the exons ATGGGCGACGGCGCCGCCTCCCACCCCGCCCGACGCTACAACGGCGAGGACCGCATCAGCGCCCTCCCCAACGATCTCCTCGGCGACATCATCAACCGCCTTCCCTTTACGGATGCTGCGCGCACTGCCGCCTTCGCCTCCCAGTGGCGCCAGATCTGGCGCTCCACCCCGCTCGTCCTGCGTGATGCCGACGCCCACCTCTCTGAGGCCACGCGCGTCGCCACTGTCGCACGGGCCCTCGCCGACCACCCGGGGCCCTTTCGTACCGTGAGCCTCTTCGGCTGCACAGCCTCCTCCCTGGATCTCGAGCTCCCAGAGTGGCCGCGCCTCCTCGCCACCaagcgcatcgagaacctctcctTCCTGAACAAGCAAACCCAGCCCCAGACCACCTTGTCGCCCCTCCCTGCTGACATCCTCTGCTACGGCTCGCTCCAATCCCTCTCCCTGGCCCTCTGGAAGATCCCCGATGACCTCCCGCTCGCCGCCAACGCCTTCCCCAATCTCCGGAAGCTCGGCTTGGTACGGAACGACACAAGCGACCAGTACATCCACCGCTTGCTTGCTGCCTGCCCTGATCTGGAGTACCTTGGGCTCGTGCTCGATGGTAAGCCCGAGCGCGTCCATGTCTGCAGCCAAAGCCTCCGGTGCTTGCTCCTTGGGCTGTCCAAGGTGGAGGAGTTCACCGTGGTGGACGCCCCGCTCTTGGAGCGCATCATCTTCTTCAAGCCGCCTTATGGTGGAACCGATTGCGTGAGGTTCTGGATTGCCTCGGCACCCAAGCTGCGGGTGATCGGCTACCTGGAGCCAAGAATTCACAAGCTGCAAATCGGTGACAACATCATCAAA AGAAAGGGAGCTTTCAGCCTCCGCCAGAGATGA
- the LOC125523626 gene encoding uncharacterized protein LOC125523626: MASPGTVVPSVEILAVKVNFGVFWEVKMLASFLRCFPNIGTLHIESVPHDPSVAAHEPTGEHHARFWQEASPVESLRLHVRSLFIHKFQGYQNEFAFLKYVALNARELRALLVVSPDKKIALALAEEVNEMAKKLDCPLFQPWTTRGLLESPRVRNVLISPKVPFLGVHDPFRW, from the exons ATGGCGAGTCCAGGAACCGTGGTTCCTAGCGTTGAGATATTGGCCGTGAAGGTGAACTTTGGTGTCTTTTGGGAGGTGAAGATGTTGGCCAGCTTTCTAAGATGCTTCCCCAACATTGGCACGCTGCACATCGAG TCTGTACCGCATGATCCATCAGTGGCCGCTCATgaacccaccggagagcaccatGCTAGGTTCTGGCAGGAGGCCAGTCCAGTCGAAAGCTTGAGATTACATGTCAGGAGCTTGTTCATCCACAAATTTCAAGGGTATCAAAACGAGTTTGCATTCCTCAAGTACGTGGCCTTGAACGCGCGGGAGCTGCGAGCATTGCTGGTCGTGTCACCTGACAAAAAAATTGCTTTGGCACTGGCAGAAGAGGTGAATGAGATGGCAAAGAAATTGGACTGTCCGCTATTTCAGCCATGGACTACTAGAGGGTTGTTGGAGTCACCTAGAGTGCGCAATGTTTTGATCTCTCCTAAAGTACCCTTTCTCGGTGTCCATGACCCTTTTCGCTGGTGA